The bacterium genome contains the following window.
GAAAGGACGAGCTGTGCAACATCGTTATAGCAGGCCTTTCCACCTTCGAAACCGATGTGATCGGCTCGTACATCATGGGGCAGAATCCGCAGGAGCTCTGGTTCACCCGTGTCATGAAAGAACGGGGACTTGCCGAGTGCGATCCCGAAAAAATCGACGTCTACTTTATCAGGAACGGTGAGGTCACACCGGTCAAAAACCTTGCCGGGATTCGGCGGTACAAACTCGGGTGCAATATCCATGCGATGCTCAGGGAAACCGGCAAACGGCTCTTCTGGTGATAACCTGATTCTGCGATACCGGGAGAATGATTTATATGCGTAAATATTCCGTTAATTGAATCTATTCGCAAGATTCAATAGAACACGGATTATACGGATATACGCGGATTTGTTTTTATATATCTTTTTGATGTCAACATTTAATTGTCATTAAAGATAGTATTAATAATCTATTATATCTCTTCGTGCCTTTGTGCCTTTGTGGTGAAATATTTTCTCGAATAATCCGGGTCAGGAATAATGATGAAAAGAAGAACCTTTGTAAAGGCAGCGGCGGCAGGCGGTTTTACAGGTATACTCGAACAGGGATGTTCGGCGATGGTCAACCGGTCGAAACCGCCCAATCCCGAATATCTCAATAAAAGCAGTACGGGGCAGACAGCGGCTCTACTGTCCGTTGCCACCTGCCAGTTCACGGTTACCGGCAATATCGAAAACAACTGCAGGACGGTTTTGCGGCTCATGGACACTGCAAAAGCCGAGGGCGCCGATGTGGCACATTTTTCCGAAACATGCCTCGGCGGATATGCCGGAGTCGATTTCGAGACATTCGACACATATGACTGGGACACCCTCCGGCGCTGCACCGAAACAATCATGAACCACGCGGGTGAATTACACCTGTGGGTAATTCTCGGCTCGAATCACCGTCTCACCGAAAATCATAAACCTCATAACAGCCTCTATGTTATCGATGACAATGGGAAAATTGTTGACCGCTATGACAAGATGTTTTGCACGGGTAACAAAGAGGGAACATCCGGTGACCTCAAACATTACAGCTCCGGCTCGCATTTTTCCGTACTCACCATAAAAGGGATCATATGCGGGCTGCAGATATGCCATGACATGCGTTATCCCGAATTATACCGTGAACATGCGAAACGGGGCGTTCAGCTCATGTTTCATTCGTACTATAACGGGAAACGGAAATTCAAAAATCCGAAGAACCCCGATGAAAACATCTGGGGAGTCATTACCGAACCGACCATGCAGACGTATGCGGCGGAAAACAACATGTGGATAAGCGCCAATAACACGACAACGCCGGAGAGCTGCTGGCCGAGCTTTTTCGTCCGTCCCGACGGCGTTATCACCGGCAGGCTCAAACGTAACAGAGAGAGCCTGCTCATATCCATCGTCGATACACGGTACTCGTATTACGATGCTTCACGGGAATGGCGGGAGCGAGCCATGAGCGGCGTTTACCACAGTGGGGAAATGATCACAGACGAGCGTTCGGACGACAGAACATCATTGTGAAACGGTGACTTATTTTTACGGTATAGACCCTGAAACGGGTTCAGGGTGAGGTGGATTCGGTCCAGTCGTCATGCTGAACCTGTTTCAGCATCTATCATCAATGATCAATAATACTGACAAACAGATACACTGGGAAGTTTACCGCATATCTTCAATATCATACTCGCCGAGATCGAGGGGATATCTCCCATACTCCCGGACGAGCTTGACCACGTAATCATACCTCTGTCCCGAAATGTTCCCGGGAACGGAATGATCCGACTGGAAAATGAATCCCCCGCCCTTTGCGGCATTGAGTTTCCTCAGCACGATCTTTTTCAGGTCATCGAGTTCTGCCTGCGCCCAGTCGAGCACATCCATGTTGCCGCAGAAGGCAATGCTGTGCCCGTATCTGCGCCGCAGATCGATCACATCGAGACCCGCCTTGGCCTCGAGGGGATTGTAGGCATCGACGCCGAGTTCGATGAAATCCCCGAAAATACGGCTGACATTCCCGCAGCCGTGATAGATAACCGGCAGGTTATGCGCATGACAGACATCGATAATGGCCTTTACCCCGGGTTTGAAATAAGTTCGCCAGTATTCGGGTGAGAAAAACATATCCTTACGGTATGCCACATCGCCCCAGATAACCATGCCGTCCAGCATGCCGCCCGCCGCCTCAATCTGGGCTTTCGCCATTTCGACCGAAAAATCGTTGATACGCCCGACAAACGCTCCCAGCTCATCTGGATAGAGCCCTATCCAGAGCAGGGCGTTTTCCGAGCCGATAATCCGCCAGAGAGTCTCATAGCCCTCGCATACGCTTCCATATACGGGGAAATCCGGATAGAGCGACCGCACCGAATCGATCCAGGGCGGGCTGTTTCTGAAAAACCCGTCGCCGACGCCGGCTATCTGGTTATCGCCGCCGTTGAAATACCGCCGCTCGTCATGAGGATCATCGAAGCGGAATGCCGTCATCTTCTCAACGGTATCGGTACCGAATTCGAGGTACGCCGGCATGGGATGGTCATACTTCTTCTGTATCACCGCCTCGAAACCGGTCCGGACAACAATTTCCTCATCATTTTCGCGGAGAACCTCGAACTGCTTTATGTGGGGATCCATATTGGGCACCGTCACAATCCAGTCGAGGTCATAGTAACGATAGATGTCAGCGTCAGCCGGAAGACCAAGGTCCTTTTTCCAGCGCTCGATGAAACTCCCCCAGAAAAAGTCGCTCACCGGCACACGGTCGGGCTCGATGTGGCGGAGCGTTTTATTCATCCTGTCCAGCTTGGCAAGACACGAAGCCGTTCTTTCCATGATTCCGAACTCCTTCTAACGCTAATATATTCTTTTTTGGGGCTTTTTGAAGAATTGCCCCTCTTTTCTTCTTTTACAGCGTATTACTCACCGCAACGATGATAATCGCTGCGATAAGCACCACAAGCCCACGGTTAAGCAGTGACCGTGCAGACTGCGGGGCATCCTTCCATTCACCTCTCCAGATTCCCCAGAGATTGCCAATGATAATCACCGAGGACATGAACAGCACCCAGCCAACGACGACTCCGAAGCTTCCGAGTGTCGACGCGCCGAATCCGTACATATACAGGCCGGCGCACCAGAGCAGTCCCATGAGCGCTCCGAGACCCAGGTTACGGACTGTTTCGGGACCGAAAAACTGCCTCATAGTATGCCGTTTCACCATGAGATACAGACAATACAGAACGTTGACAGAACCCCCGCTGGTCAGAATAAGCGCCCAGGCGGTATTGGTCGCGAATGCATCGGATA
Protein-coding sequences here:
- a CDS encoding carbon-nitrogen hydrolase family protein encodes the protein MKRRTFVKAAAAGGFTGILEQGCSAMVNRSKPPNPEYLNKSSTGQTAALLSVATCQFTVTGNIENNCRTVLRLMDTAKAEGADVAHFSETCLGGYAGVDFETFDTYDWDTLRRCTETIMNHAGELHLWVILGSNHRLTENHKPHNSLYVIDDNGKIVDRYDKMFCTGNKEGTSGDLKHYSSGSHFSVLTIKGIICGLQICHDMRYPELYREHAKRGVQLMFHSYYNGKRKFKNPKNPDENIWGVITEPTMQTYAAENNMWISANNTTTPESCWPSFFVRPDGVITGRLKRNRESLLISIVDTRYSYYDASREWRERAMSGVYHSGEMITDERSDDRTSL
- a CDS encoding uroporphyrinogen decarboxylase family protein; this encodes MERTASCLAKLDRMNKTLRHIEPDRVPVSDFFWGSFIERWKKDLGLPADADIYRYYDLDWIVTVPNMDPHIKQFEVLRENDEEIVVRTGFEAVIQKKYDHPMPAYLEFGTDTVEKMTAFRFDDPHDERRYFNGGDNQIAGVGDGFFRNSPPWIDSVRSLYPDFPVYGSVCEGYETLWRIIGSENALLWIGLYPDELGAFVGRINDFSVEMAKAQIEAAGGMLDGMVIWGDVAYRKDMFFSPEYWRTYFKPGVKAIIDVCHAHNLPVIYHGCGNVSRIFGDFIELGVDAYNPLEAKAGLDVIDLRRRYGHSIAFCGNMDVLDWAQAELDDLKKIVLRKLNAAKGGGFIFQSDHSVPGNISGQRYDYVVKLVREYGRYPLDLGEYDIEDMR